Proteins encoded in a region of the Streptomyces sp. NBC_01471 genome:
- a CDS encoding RHS repeat domain-containing protein, with the protein MTVDSGSVARLKVPDGLRIGTQFDWQVKACQNGTCSPLTARQSTRVNPMVGAGARQGATQLKFSAGDNVSAQVDVASGNLLVNTGGLSLPGINGDTGLGAAYNSAAPGSGSTSASSPAGDGWRLTPFDISLTVHEEGSVTYYGQGGVTGLFVKNASGFDSPGGFKADLVKNSDGTYTLTDHGSQVKQTFDSSGKLTKTTDRNGNATTLSYTGGLPSKIVSTRGSDTQKAAVYATASGHVTTLTQTGADGRERAVTYTVNGAGDLVSIKDALNRTTTFGYTPSGHQLTSITNPGGGKTTFGYGSVGVLSITQENKTAGSPGDSVTRLSYADSTKTLVASPNTDQSKAVTDVPHTTYDLTDNNSARVSKATDAEGRERSKTYTANFDTASATDGSGAGAGTISNTFGANGGESLTKSASPTGSSFGAAYDNTAAGSKYSPSSTTDGQSNKSTYTYNGSGNLSSAKDANASEAKVAYNDDGTVKTSTDPGNTTDTTYHYDSASHQVTSVDPAGGTLKPQSYTYDTFGRMATAKDGRGVSTSYTYDDADRITKVDYSDSTPDVTYTYDGFGRTKTRADGTGTTTYGYNDLGKLTSRTATSGGGTISYAYDKDGNQTSVTDARGTTTYAYDNSDKLVQAITDAPTSKTKIGFAYDDHGRRTDTWYGTNDAHSIFKARVHQDYDKSGRISRVWADQGPATDTTRQFDTTYCRSAGSTSTCSTATADDRDLLQWSKDNLNGKTTTYSYDTANRLKSVATSGGGKTYTYGYDARGNRKTSGDGTTTQSFDFDAANQITTSGYGYDAKGDLTKSPSLSAITSDGAGRMTSAKTSKGTGTYTYAGTDQNELIHQSTDTGENVDYVYGTTDQYGMPVIEQVKLDAGTAYIDHDPTTGQPLSLRTTNGYEAYYIIDGLGSPVQFINQSTVQSTVYSYDPYGAYQTDQATGTAAAQNPYRFVGGTYDRTTGYIKYGQRWYDPTTGRFTTQDALTFIADPANGNRYAYAGDDPINNFDPTGMFDFDSALSTLSSFITVGGGAGAVGGCVIAGVFTDGIGCPAGAIAGAGYGVGVGFVGGLPYSIYVGFRD; encoded by the coding sequence GTGACCGTCGACTCGGGATCAGTGGCCCGCCTCAAAGTGCCGGACGGACTCCGGATCGGGACGCAGTTCGACTGGCAGGTCAAAGCTTGCCAGAACGGCACCTGTTCCCCGTTGACCGCCCGTCAGTCAACGCGCGTCAACCCGATGGTCGGCGCGGGGGCCCGCCAGGGCGCCACGCAGCTGAAGTTCTCGGCCGGAGACAACGTTTCCGCGCAGGTGGACGTCGCTTCCGGGAACCTGCTGGTGAACACCGGCGGCCTGTCCCTTCCGGGCATCAACGGAGACACCGGTCTGGGTGCGGCGTACAACAGCGCCGCTCCCGGGTCAGGTTCGACCTCCGCCTCCTCACCCGCCGGGGACGGATGGCGGCTGACCCCGTTCGACATCTCCCTCACCGTGCACGAAGAGGGCTCGGTCACCTATTACGGCCAGGGCGGGGTCACGGGGCTGTTCGTCAAGAACGCCTCCGGCTTCGACAGCCCGGGTGGCTTCAAGGCGGACCTGGTCAAGAACTCCGACGGCACCTACACGCTGACCGACCACGGGTCGCAGGTGAAGCAGACCTTCGACTCCTCGGGCAAGCTCACGAAGACCACCGACCGCAACGGCAACGCGACTACGCTCTCCTATACCGGAGGCCTGCCGTCGAAGATCGTCTCGACCCGGGGCAGCGACACGCAGAAGGCCGCCGTTTACGCGACGGCGTCGGGGCACGTGACGACACTGACCCAGACAGGCGCCGACGGCCGCGAGCGCGCCGTGACCTACACCGTCAACGGCGCCGGCGACCTCGTCTCCATCAAGGACGCCCTGAACCGCACCACCACCTTCGGCTACACGCCATCCGGGCACCAGCTCACCTCCATCACCAACCCCGGCGGTGGCAAGACGACCTTCGGCTACGGCTCCGTGGGCGTCCTGTCCATCACGCAGGAGAACAAAACCGCAGGCTCTCCGGGTGACTCAGTAACCCGCCTGTCCTACGCGGATTCCACGAAGACGCTGGTAGCCTCTCCCAACACGGACCAGTCGAAGGCGGTCACGGACGTCCCGCATACCACCTACGACCTGACGGACAACAATTCCGCCCGCGTCAGCAAGGCCACCGACGCGGAGGGCCGTGAGCGCTCCAAGACGTACACGGCGAACTTCGACACGGCCTCCGCCACCGACGGCTCCGGCGCAGGGGCAGGCACCATCAGCAACACATTCGGCGCAAATGGCGGGGAGTCCCTGACGAAGTCCGCTTCCCCGACTGGGTCTTCGTTCGGCGCCGCGTACGACAACACCGCAGCCGGGTCGAAGTACTCGCCGTCGTCCACGACAGACGGACAGTCCAACAAGTCGACATACACCTACAACGGGTCCGGAAACCTGTCCTCGGCCAAAGACGCGAACGCCTCAGAAGCGAAGGTCGCCTACAACGACGACGGCACGGTGAAGACCTCCACCGACCCCGGCAACACCACGGACACCACCTACCACTACGACAGCGCCTCCCACCAGGTCACCTCGGTTGACCCCGCCGGCGGCACGCTCAAGCCGCAGTCGTACACCTACGACACCTTCGGACGTATGGCCACCGCCAAGGACGGCCGCGGCGTGAGCACCTCGTACACCTATGACGACGCGGACCGCATCACCAAGGTCGACTACTCCGACAGCACCCCGGACGTCACCTACACCTATGACGGCTTCGGGCGCACCAAGACCCGCGCCGACGGGACCGGCACCACCACCTACGGTTACAACGATCTCGGCAAGCTGACTTCGCGCACCGCGACATCAGGCGGCGGGACGATCTCGTACGCGTACGACAAGGACGGAAATCAGACGTCCGTGACGGACGCTCGCGGTACGACCACGTACGCGTACGACAACAGCGACAAGCTCGTCCAGGCCATCACCGACGCACCGACGTCGAAGACGAAGATCGGCTTCGCCTACGACGATCACGGTCGACGCACCGACACCTGGTACGGCACGAACGACGCCCACAGCATCTTCAAGGCCCGCGTTCACCAGGACTACGACAAGTCCGGTCGCATCAGCCGCGTTTGGGCCGACCAGGGACCGGCAACGGACACCACCCGGCAGTTCGACACCACCTACTGCCGCTCCGCTGGCTCCACCAGCACCTGCTCCACCGCCACGGCCGACGACCGCGACCTGCTCCAGTGGAGTAAGGACAACCTGAATGGCAAGACGACAACTTACAGCTACGATACGGCCAACCGGCTGAAGTCGGTCGCGACGTCAGGGGGTGGCAAGACGTACACCTACGGATACGACGCACGCGGCAACCGTAAGACCTCAGGTGACGGCACCACCACCCAGTCCTTCGACTTCGACGCCGCCAACCAGATCACCACATCCGGCTACGGCTACGACGCCAAGGGCGACCTTACGAAGAGCCCGTCCCTGTCGGCCATCACCTCAGACGGCGCCGGCCGCATGACCTCGGCCAAAACATCAAAGGGCACCGGCACCTACACCTACGCAGGCACTGACCAGAACGAACTGATCCACCAGAGCACCGACACCGGCGAGAACGTCGACTACGTCTACGGAACCACCGACCAGTACGGCATGCCGGTGATCGAACAGGTCAAGCTCGACGCAGGCACCGCCTACATCGACCACGACCCCACCACCGGCCAGCCGCTGTCCCTGCGCACCACCAACGGCTACGAGGCGTACTACATCATCGACGGACTCGGCAGCCCCGTGCAGTTCATCAACCAGTCCACCGTCCAGTCCACGGTGTACTCCTACGACCCCTACGGCGCCTACCAGACCGACCAGGCCACTGGCACCGCCGCCGCACAGAACCCCTACCGGTTCGTCGGCGGCACCTACGACCGCACCACCGGCTACATCAAATACGGCCAGCGCTGGTACGACCCCACCACCGGCCGCTTCACCACACAAGACGCCCTCACCTTCATCGCCGACCCCGCCAACGGAAACCGCTACGCCTATGCCGGCGACGACCCCATCAACAACTTCGACCCCACCGGAATGTTCGACTTCGACAGTGCTCTAAGCACTCTCAGCTCATTCATCACAGTGGGCGGCGGGGCCGGAGCCGTTGGCGGCTGCGTCATCGCCGGAGTCTTCACGGACGGTATCGGCTGCCCTGCAGGCGCGATAGCTGGCGCCGGGTACGGCGTGGGGGTCGGGTTCGTAGGCGGGCTCCCTTACTCCATTTACGTCGGGTTCCGCGACTAG